Proteins encoded by one window of Arachis hypogaea cultivar Tifrunner chromosome 1, arahy.Tifrunner.gnm2.J5K5, whole genome shotgun sequence:
- the LOC112794773 gene encoding WAT1-related protein At3g02690, chloroplastic isoform X5, whose translation MACCCTSPSATAGRYFSIHNSRSSQFRINTFPFLPSPSSTAACSIRFRVPRTTSLRHKPFTVSCTPTGTEQQQLDFQDPPPSSPLDCVGTGQDVECVAPFANEEQGQNGTVSLSSENNKEQEGLWELTVLVSPFFFWGTAMVAMKEVIPKTGPFFVSAFRLIPAGFLLVGFAASRGRPFPSGLDAWLSISLFALVDAACFQGFLAEGLQRTSAGLGSVIIDSQPLTVAVLAALLFGESIGIVGAAGLVLGVVGLVLLEGATVTSPKVKDHRVCCSYRCCHLMKAISHYGEVGSGGCFLQPRVWQLAQLWFDGSPSTLILSWQLDGWQHCLGGSIAQMFTLPYLLQHMVIGGLPLVAFSILNNDPALSQSLQEYSSTDILALLYTSIFGSAVSYGVFFYSATKGSLTKLSSLTFLTPMFASIFGFLYLGETFTPVQLVGAIVTIAAIYMVNFRNTSE comes from the exons ATGGCGTGCTGCTGCACCTCTCCCTCCGCCACCGCCGGCCGCTACTTCTCTATTCACAACTCTCGCAGTTCTCAATTTCGCATCAACACTTTCCCATTCCTTCCTTCTCCATCTTCTACCGCTGCATGTTCCATTCGATTTAGGGTTCCGCGCACCACTTCACTTAGACACAAACCATTCACCGTCTCCTGCACTCCCACCGGCACCGAACAACAACAGCTCGACTTCCAAGATCCCCCTCCTTCTTCCCCCCTAGATTGCGTCGGCACCGGCCAAGACGTCGAGTGCGTTGCACCCTTCGCCAATGAAGAACAGGGACAAAACGGCACCGTATCGTTATCTTCGGAGAACAATAAGGAACAAG AAGGGCTTTGGGAATTGACAGTGCTGGTATCACCGTTCTTCTTCTGGGGAACTGCAATGGTGGCTATGAAGGAGGTGATTCCAAAGACAGGCCCGTTCTTTGTGTCGGCGTTCCGGCTAATACCTGCCGGGTTCCTCCTCGTCGGGTTCGCTGCTTCAAGGGGAAGACCATTCCCTTCGGGACTCGATGCCTGGCTCTCAATCTCTCTCTTTGCATTAGTTGATGCAGCTTGCTTTCAG GGTTTTCTTGCAGAAGGGTTGCAGAGGACTTCGGCTGGTTTGGGCAGC GTTATAATTGATTCACAACCTTTGACAGTAGCTGTGCTTGCAGCTTTGTTATTTGGTGAATCCATTGGGATTGTTGGTGCTGCTGGTCTAGTCCTTGGTGTAGTTGGACTTGTATTACTCGAG GGTGCAACAGTTACCAGCCCAAAAG TGAAGGATCACCGTGTTTGTTGCAGTTACCGGTGCTGTCATTTGATGAAAGCAATTTCTCACTATGGGGAAGTGGGGAGTGGTGGATGCTTCTTGCAGCCCAGAGTATGGCAGTTGGCACAGTTATGGTTCGATGGGTCTCCAAGTACTCTGATCCTGTCATGGCAACTGGATGG ATGGCAGCATTGTTTAGGTGGAAGCATAGCTCAAATGTTTACCCTGCCATATTTGTTGCAGCATATGGTTATTGGTGGCCTCCCTCTAGTGGCATTCTCCATTCTTAACAATGATCCTGCTCTCAGTCAGAGTCTTCAAGAGTACAGTTCAACTGATATATTGGCACTACTCTACACATCCATTTTTGGAAGTGCTGTGAGCTATGGTGTGTTCTTTTATAGTGCAACTAAAG GTAGCTTGACCAAGCTCAGTTCACTTACGTTTTTGACCCCAATGTTTGCTTCAATTTTTGG GTTTCTGTATCTCGGGGAGACCTTCACGCCTGTACAGCTAGTCGGGGCCATCGTTACTATAGCTGCGATATACATGGTTAACTTCAGAAACACTTcagaataa
- the LOC112794773 gene encoding WAT1-related protein At3g02690, chloroplastic isoform X8 gives MACCCTSPSATAGRYFSIHNSRSSQFRINTFPFLPSPSSTAACSIRFRVPRTTSLRHKPFTVSCTPTGTEQQQLDFQDPPPSSPLDCVGTGQDVECVAPFANEEQGQNGTVSLSSENNKEQEGESLKCLAEGLWELTVLVSPFFFWGTAMVAMKEVIPKTGPFFVSAFRLIPAGFLLVGFAASRGRPFPSGLDAWLSISLFALVDAACFQGFLAEGLQRTSAGLGSVIIDSQPLTVAVLAALLFGESIGIVGAAGLVLGVVGLVLLELPVLSFDESNFSLWGSGEWWMLLAAQSMAVGTVMVRWVSKYSDPVMATGWHMVIGGLPLVAFSILNNDPALSQSLQEYSSTDILALLYTSIFGSAVSYGVFFYSATKGSLTKLSSLTFLTPMFASIFGFLYLGETFTPVQLVGAIVTIAAIYMVNFRNTSE, from the exons ATGGCGTGCTGCTGCACCTCTCCCTCCGCCACCGCCGGCCGCTACTTCTCTATTCACAACTCTCGCAGTTCTCAATTTCGCATCAACACTTTCCCATTCCTTCCTTCTCCATCTTCTACCGCTGCATGTTCCATTCGATTTAGGGTTCCGCGCACCACTTCACTTAGACACAAACCATTCACCGTCTCCTGCACTCCCACCGGCACCGAACAACAACAGCTCGACTTCCAAGATCCCCCTCCTTCTTCCCCCCTAGATTGCGTCGGCACCGGCCAAGACGTCGAGTGCGTTGCACCCTTCGCCAATGAAGAACAGGGACAAAACGGCACCGTATCGTTATCTTCGGAGAACAATAAGGAACAAG AAGGTGAATCATTGAAGTGCCTTGCAGAAGGGCTTTGGGAATTGACAGTGCTGGTATCACCGTTCTTCTTCTGGGGAACTGCAATGGTGGCTATGAAGGAGGTGATTCCAAAGACAGGCCCGTTCTTTGTGTCGGCGTTCCGGCTAATACCTGCCGGGTTCCTCCTCGTCGGGTTCGCTGCTTCAAGGGGAAGACCATTCCCTTCGGGACTCGATGCCTGGCTCTCAATCTCTCTCTTTGCATTAGTTGATGCAGCTTGCTTTCAG GGTTTTCTTGCAGAAGGGTTGCAGAGGACTTCGGCTGGTTTGGGCAGC GTTATAATTGATTCACAACCTTTGACAGTAGCTGTGCTTGCAGCTTTGTTATTTGGTGAATCCATTGGGATTGTTGGTGCTGCTGGTCTAGTCCTTGGTGTAGTTGGACTTGTATTACTCGAG TTACCGGTGCTGTCATTTGATGAAAGCAATTTCTCACTATGGGGAAGTGGGGAGTGGTGGATGCTTCTTGCAGCCCAGAGTATGGCAGTTGGCACAGTTATGGTTCGATGGGTCTCCAAGTACTCTGATCCTGTCATGGCAACTGGATGG CATATGGTTATTGGTGGCCTCCCTCTAGTGGCATTCTCCATTCTTAACAATGATCCTGCTCTCAGTCAGAGTCTTCAAGAGTACAGTTCAACTGATATATTGGCACTACTCTACACATCCATTTTTGGAAGTGCTGTGAGCTATGGTGTGTTCTTTTATAGTGCAACTAAAG GTAGCTTGACCAAGCTCAGTTCACTTACGTTTTTGACCCCAATGTTTGCTTCAATTTTTGG GTTTCTGTATCTCGGGGAGACCTTCACGCCTGTACAGCTAGTCGGGGCCATCGTTACTATAGCTGCGATATACATGGTTAACTTCAGAAACACTTcagaataa
- the LOC112794773 gene encoding WAT1-related protein At3g02690, chloroplastic isoform X3, with translation MACCCTSPSATAGRYFSIHNSRSSQFRINTFPFLPSPSSTAACSIRFRVPRTTSLRHKPFTVSCTPTGTEQQQLDFQDPPPSSPLDCVGTGQDVECVAPFANEEQGQNGTVSLSSENNKEQEGESLKCLAEGLWELTVLVSPFFFWGTAMVAMKEVIPKTGPFFVSAFRLIPAGFLLVGFAASRGRPFPSGLDAWLSISLFALVDAACFQGFLAEGLQRTSAGLGSVIIDSQPLTVAVLAALLFGESIGIVGAAGLVLGVVGLVLLEGATVTSPKGTTTYELPSICLFGSEGSPCLLQLPVLSFDESNFSLWGSGEWWMLLAAQSMAVGTVMVRWVSKYSDPVMATGWHMVIGGLPLVAFSILNNDPALSQSLQEYSSTDILALLYTSIFGSAVSYGVFFYSATKGSLTKLSSLTFLTPMFASIFGFLYLGETFTPVQLVGAIVTIAAIYMVNFRNTSE, from the exons ATGGCGTGCTGCTGCACCTCTCCCTCCGCCACCGCCGGCCGCTACTTCTCTATTCACAACTCTCGCAGTTCTCAATTTCGCATCAACACTTTCCCATTCCTTCCTTCTCCATCTTCTACCGCTGCATGTTCCATTCGATTTAGGGTTCCGCGCACCACTTCACTTAGACACAAACCATTCACCGTCTCCTGCACTCCCACCGGCACCGAACAACAACAGCTCGACTTCCAAGATCCCCCTCCTTCTTCCCCCCTAGATTGCGTCGGCACCGGCCAAGACGTCGAGTGCGTTGCACCCTTCGCCAATGAAGAACAGGGACAAAACGGCACCGTATCGTTATCTTCGGAGAACAATAAGGAACAAG AAGGTGAATCATTGAAGTGCCTTGCAGAAGGGCTTTGGGAATTGACAGTGCTGGTATCACCGTTCTTCTTCTGGGGAACTGCAATGGTGGCTATGAAGGAGGTGATTCCAAAGACAGGCCCGTTCTTTGTGTCGGCGTTCCGGCTAATACCTGCCGGGTTCCTCCTCGTCGGGTTCGCTGCTTCAAGGGGAAGACCATTCCCTTCGGGACTCGATGCCTGGCTCTCAATCTCTCTCTTTGCATTAGTTGATGCAGCTTGCTTTCAG GGTTTTCTTGCAGAAGGGTTGCAGAGGACTTCGGCTGGTTTGGGCAGC GTTATAATTGATTCACAACCTTTGACAGTAGCTGTGCTTGCAGCTTTGTTATTTGGTGAATCCATTGGGATTGTTGGTGCTGCTGGTCTAGTCCTTGGTGTAGTTGGACTTGTATTACTCGAG GGTGCAACAGTTACCAGCCCAAAAGGTACAACTACCTATGAGTTACCTTCTATATGTTTGTTTGGTAGTGAAGGATCACCGTGTTTGTTGCAGTTACCGGTGCTGTCATTTGATGAAAGCAATTTCTCACTATGGGGAAGTGGGGAGTGGTGGATGCTTCTTGCAGCCCAGAGTATGGCAGTTGGCACAGTTATGGTTCGATGGGTCTCCAAGTACTCTGATCCTGTCATGGCAACTGGATGG CATATGGTTATTGGTGGCCTCCCTCTAGTGGCATTCTCCATTCTTAACAATGATCCTGCTCTCAGTCAGAGTCTTCAAGAGTACAGTTCAACTGATATATTGGCACTACTCTACACATCCATTTTTGGAAGTGCTGTGAGCTATGGTGTGTTCTTTTATAGTGCAACTAAAG GTAGCTTGACCAAGCTCAGTTCACTTACGTTTTTGACCCCAATGTTTGCTTCAATTTTTGG GTTTCTGTATCTCGGGGAGACCTTCACGCCTGTACAGCTAGTCGGGGCCATCGTTACTATAGCTGCGATATACATGGTTAACTTCAGAAACACTTcagaataa